CGGGCTTGCTCAGCATGCTGGTCGTCGCCCAGCTGACCTGATGCTCCTCGGCCATGCCGGAAATCGCGTTCATGCGGTCGACGATGCTGCCGACCCAGGACGCGGTGCCCGCCGGGCCGGCTGTGATTGCTTGGTCCAGCAGACTGGCAAAAGAGCTGTCCACGGGTGCTTGACCCCCCGTGACGGAGACCATGACTGCCAGCGCGGAGCCGTTGACCGATACCCACCGCCCACCGATGTCCGTCAGATCGACCGCTCTCAACCGTGCTCCGCGCTCTCCCACGTGAGCCGTGTCCAGCATCAACAGCACCCGCCTGCGCCCACTGCCTTGGAGTAGCGCTCTGATCAGGTCTTCAACGCGCAGTCCCGTGGTCGCCAGACGGGCGGGGTCCGTGTCAGCGGTGAATAGTAAATGTGCACCGTTCGCGCTGACGGCACTGTGCCCGGTGACGTATACGGCCAACAGGGATTCGGGGGATGAGCTGATTTCTGTGCCCAAGGCCGCAAGATGCGCGAGAAGCCGCATGCTGGTGAGATCGCGTGGGGACACGGACGCATGCTCGTAGCCGAGCCGAGTGGTGAACGTATGGGCGAGACGCCGGTGCGCTTCTTCGTCGGCCACTCGAGCCGGTGTGGTACCCCGCGGAGGGGGCAGAGCGACGGACAGCAGCAGGCCACGCGGCTCGAGTGGCCGCGGCGCAGAGCTGGCCTGCGAGGCCGACTCCGACCGAGCTCTGGCCGGTGCGGGGCGGCTCCTGTCGGCGTGGCGCCCGGCGCCTCGGATGCCGGGCGGGGCAGGGGCGCCGGAGGGGGGAGTCAGCCGGTCGGCGAGGTCCTTGTAGCGTCCGCCGAGTTTGGCGAGCACGGTTGCGGCGACATAGGCCATGGGTGGTGCGTCGGCACTGCCGAGGGCTGGCAACGGCGTTCCCTCGGGGTCCGCGAGCAGGGCGGGGAAGTCGAAGGGCTGCCCGAAGCGCTCGCTGACGAAGCGGCTGGTTTCCCTCAGGACCGTCAGCAGGTCGTCCCGCAGAAGGTAGCCGTTCAACTCGTCCCGGACGCCTGGCACGAAGTCGTACGGCGTGGCCTCGGGGTCTGCTGCTTCTTCGGCAGAGGCCGCTGCCGTGAGCAGCCCGCCGAGGAAAACCTCGGCGAGGTGGGAGGTGTCGGATGCGGGCAGCATGGTGCGCTGCACCATGCGCATCACCGGGAGGTTGAGCCACGCCGCCGAGAGGTAGCAGGCGAGTTGGAAGGCAGTGGGCGAAGCCGCGTCGCGGAAGCGGCGCACAATGGCCCCCGCTGAGGTGTCCGGTGGATGTGTTTCGCGAGCAGTGCCGGAGACAGGTGGTGTAGCGAGCAGGGCAGCAGCGTGCCAGCCCGGTGCGCCGGCCACCAGCTGCGCCCAGCCGCCGAGCCATCGGGCGGAGAGCTCCATGACAGGGACCGGGACCACGTCCCCACCTGCAGGAATGCGGCTTGTCATGGCCTGGTTGGCGGCGCCCGGCCGCGGGGTACGGATACGAGCGGGAACGGCGAGCAGACCGCTGCCGGCCCACATGCGCTGGGGGAGCACGGTGACCACCGCGGTGGGGGTCACGCCTCCCCACCGCCGGAGTACCTCCACCACGCGACCGTCGCGCCAGGCCGCACCGACGCCGTCGGTCACCACGACGACCGCTGTACGGCCCGCCGGGTCGATCACTGTGGCCGGGCTGATCGCTGCTCCGACACCCGTGCCGGAACTCCGTTCTGGGCCCAGCATCACAGGCGCTGCCGGGGGGACGGACGCATCGAAGCTGAGGGTCCGTACGGTGCGGAATGCGCCGAGCTGTTCGAACAGGGCGCGCAGCTCTGTCACTGTCCGCCGCCACACGACCATGGATGGGGAGGCGTCGACGGCCAGTACCAGGTCTAGCCAACGGTCCGGGGCCGGGCGCAGGACCGGCAGCCAGATACCTTCCTCGGCCGCCTGGGCAACAGTGGCGTCTTCATCGACCGTGAAGACGGTCTTCGAAGGCACACGCCGCTTGAGCGGGCGCAATGCACGAGCGAGGCGCAGCCGGTGACGCAGGGCTGGCACAGCTGGACTGCGCGCATGCATTGCCGGCAGCCCGGCCGCGCCCTGGGCGCGGCCATTACCGCTCTCCCCGGAGGCATGCAACGGGGCTTGTGCCTCGTCCTCGCCCGCTTCGGCGGCTTCCTCCTCCTCCGCAGCGTCGGCAGCTTCCGGCTCGGGCGCCTCCGGAGGCGGGTCGTTGGCTGTGGCCGTAGTTGCCAGCGCATCGACATTGAGGTGACCGGCCAGCCACAGGCCATCCCTCAATTCTCGGGGATCCGCCTCCACCCCGGCCTCGGCGAGGACCGCCAGCAGTCGGTCGATCATTCCGGTCCGGAAAGGGGGCGCAAGACGGCGTGGGCCACCTCGTTCAGCGAAGCGACTTCCTCGGGAGAGCGGCCCTCGTGTCGGCTGCCGGCAGTGGCGAGGTACACGGCGTTCAGCAACTGGTCGGTGGTGACCTCGGAGATTTCCCGCTTGGCCAGGAAGGAGTTGACCAGGTGTCCGGCCGTGGCGGTGGCCTCCGGGCCGAGGTGGGCAGTGATGATCTCCTCGACCTGCGTACGACCCGGAGCATCCAGGTCGAGGCGCAGACAGCGTCGCAGGAAAGCCGGCGGGAACTCCCGTTCCCCGTTACTGGTCAGCAGAACGAACGGGAACGCACGGCAGCGCACATGGCCGCTGCTGATGTTCGCATGACCGCCGGGGTCGGCGATCATCACGGGTACCGGGCCGGTCTCCTCCGGGAGCCGCTGCAGCTCCTCGATGCTGTACTCGCCCTCCTCGAAGACGTTGAGCAGGTCGTTGGGCAGATCCATGTCGCTCTTATCGATCTCATCGATGAGCAGCATGCGGGGAGTGGTGTAGGGCAGCAGGGCCGTGCCGAGCGGTCCCAACCGCAGGTGTCGGCCGATATCGGTGCCGGCGGGGTCTGCCGATGAGGAAGTCGGCTCATCGCCGGGCGGGGTCGGCTCCCCGGCGGGAGCTGCCGGCCGTTCGCGGAGACGGCGCAGGTTCTCTTCGCGCAGGCGGCCGATCGCGTCGTACCGGTAAAGGCCTTCGAGCAGGGTTGTGCGGCTGGTGATGGGCCAGCGCAGTACGGGGCCGAGCCCGAGCTCCTCGGCGATCAGATAGGCCAGCGTGGACTTGCCGGTGCCGGGCTTGCCGGTCACGAGCAGAGGGCGGCGCAGAAAGAGAGCCGCGTTGACCATCTGCACCTCCTTGTCGCTGGGAGTGCGGACCGAGGAATCCGGAGCGTCGAGCGTGCCGAGGCGGCGCGCGCTGGTAGGCACCAGCCGCTGAGGAGGTGACAAAGGCGGACCGCCGTCGAAGGCCCGCCAGTTCGGCGCTTCGGGAAGCAGGCGGATGCGGTCATGGGGCCGGCGGGTACCGGTGTAGATGGGCCACACGGTCACAGGGCCGCTCCTTCCAGAGTCGGTGGGTGCCATTGCAGTTCCGCGGGCAGACGATCCGGATCGTCCCACAGCAACACCAGGTCGCGGCCGGGGTGATCGGCATTCGCGCTGGGATGGTGTGCGGCGATCCGCTGGCCCAGGACGACATCTGGCAGGTCGCGTAGCTGACGGTTGCGCAGCACCCGCTCCAGAGCTTCCCGGCGATTTGCGTCACCACGGGTCGGCCGGTGCCACAGGGCCACGGGCATGCCTGCCGCCAGCGCCTCTTGCAGACCGGGATCCTCGTGGGGACCGTGGCTGCGGCGATAGGCCAAAGCGGCACACACCCGTGTCTGCCAGGTCTCCGCGTTGGCCGGGGTGCCCGGCAGAATGCATTCCACCCAGTGGATGGCACTGGCGTCGTAAGCGTCGCCGCGTTTGGTCAGCTCCCGCCACCGCGCTTGCAGAACCTGGACACGGTCGGGGTCGGTGAGTCGTTCCAGCGGCCGCATGACAACCGGGCAGGCGGTACCGATGGCTTGGCGTCGACCGGCGATCGGCACCGAGAGCAGTTCCAATTGGTCATCCAGCATGGGCATGTGGACGAGGAACTCGATGACGGGCGGGACGGCATCAAGCTCGGGATCGAATCCCTCGAGCAGGCGGCCCACTTCGCTGGCCAGCCGACCCGCGGCCCAGGGTTCGTCCGCACACACGACTTGCCGACTGTCGCAGCCTTCGTAACTCCAGCCGGTCACCAGCAGGCCCTCACCGAGCAAGTCGGGCTGCAGCCGTAGCACCATGTAGGTGCGGCACAACTCCGCGTCCAGCGCCCGCAGCTCCTCCAGGTCCACCTCCCACCGGGGTGCGGTCTCGTTGATCCACTCCCAGAGCCGGTGCTGAGTCACCGTGTCGGAGCTCGCCGCGAATCTGACCAGGAAACGGAACAGCGGCGCCGGCCGCACGAGATTGCGCAGCGCCACTACGGTCGAGGTGAGGTCGTCCGGCTGGTGCAGCAGAGCACTCGCGCTGACCACGTCGCGGGTCGCCTCACGATAGAGGTCGCGCAGCCGAGCTGGTGCCGACGCACCGTCGATGATCTTTTTGAGCCGCTGGAACTCGCCATGAGTGAGCAGCAAGGCGCCCACAGCCCGCGCTGAGGTACGGGCCGCGGGTGATCCAGCAGCGAAGATCAGCTCGTCCTGAGTGCTGCGCGAGCGGTACCAAAGACGGCTGGGCACCTGCGCGGTACGTCCCTGCTCCCGCAGGAGCTCGAATTGTCCACTGACTTCGCTCTGCAGGTGTCCGGCATCTGGCGGCCAGGTGCCGTCGCTGAGGCTGCCGAGCACCTCGAGCACTGTGCGAGAGAACAAGCCTGTCTTCGCGGCGTCGTCATTGACAGCCCGCTCTCCTGGACTCGCGGCCAGCAAGGCGTACTGATCGCGCCGAGGATCGGTGCGTCCCTCCGCGAAGTCTTGACGGGGCATCACTCCTGCCCAGCCGAGGTCCTCCACCAGGTTGGAGCAGGCATCTACGAGAACCAGCTGCCGGGGATGCCGGGCGTAGGTGCTCGTCCGCAGGGACCTGAGCAGCTGGGTCAGATTGAGGTTGCACTTGTCCTGTGTGGTGGCATCGGCGTAGATCAGGCGCTGCTCGTCGTGTTCGATGACGCCGTGTCCACCCCAATGGATGATCAGCAGATCACTGGTCGTGGCGGGCAGAGTCCTGGCAAACACTTCGCGGACCGTTACCTGATCAGCCGTCCCGCTCCGATAGCCATGCCTTTGTATGTGTTCGCGGACGAGGTCGGCGTTCGATGCAAGAGGTGATACGAGCAGGGTGATGTTCTCGGCCGGTACACCACAGCTGGTGAGCCAGCCTGCGAAACGGCAGGCGTCCGCGGCCGGTCCGT
This genomic interval from Streptomyces dengpaensis contains the following:
- a CDS encoding AAA family ATPase, with translation MTVWPIYTGTRRPHDRIRLLPEAPNWRAFDGGPPLSPPQRLVPTSARRLGTLDAPDSSVRTPSDKEVQMVNAALFLRRPLLVTGKPGTGKSTLAYLIAEELGLGPVLRWPITSRTTLLEGLYRYDAIGRLREENLRRLRERPAAPAGEPTPPGDEPTSSSADPAGTDIGRHLRLGPLGTALLPYTTPRMLLIDEIDKSDMDLPNDLLNVFEEGEYSIEELQRLPEETGPVPVMIADPGGHANISSGHVRCRAFPFVLLTSNGEREFPPAFLRRCLRLDLDAPGRTQVEEIITAHLGPEATATAGHLVNSFLAKREISEVTTDQLLNAVYLATAGSRHEGRSPEEVASLNEVAHAVLRPLSGPE
- a CDS encoding caspase family protein, whose product is MTLLPSGTRAVVVGVERYDIGSRWGLDGPAADACRFAGWLTSCGVPAENITLLVSPLASNADLVREHIQRHGYRSGTADQVTVREVFARTLPATTSDLLIIHWGGHGVIEHDEQRLIYADATTQDKCNLNLTQLLRSLRTSTYARHPRQLVLVDACSNLVEDLGWAGVMPRQDFAEGRTDPRRDQYALLAASPGERAVNDDAAKTGLFSRTVLEVLGSLSDGTWPPDAGHLQSEVSGQFELLREQGRTAQVPSRLWYRSRSTQDELIFAAGSPAARTSARAVGALLLTHGEFQRLKKIIDGASAPARLRDLYREATRDVVSASALLHQPDDLTSTVVALRNLVRPAPLFRFLVRFAASSDTVTQHRLWEWINETAPRWEVDLEELRALDAELCRTYMVLRLQPDLLGEGLLVTGWSYEGCDSRQVVCADEPWAAGRLASEVGRLLEGFDPELDAVPPVIEFLVHMPMLDDQLELLSVPIAGRRQAIGTACPVVMRPLERLTDPDRVQVLQARWRELTKRGDAYDASAIHWVECILPGTPANAETWQTRVCAALAYRRSHGPHEDPGLQEALAAGMPVALWHRPTRGDANRREALERVLRNRQLRDLPDVVLGQRIAAHHPSANADHPGRDLVLLWDDPDRLPAELQWHPPTLEGAAL